The Candidatus Krumholzibacteriia bacterium DNA window GGCTTCGGGAAGCGGCTCCTCTGGAACGGCCTCGACGCGGCAGGCCGGCGCGTCTCGAGCGGCCTCTACTTCGCCCGCCTCGACGCCCCGGACCGCACCGAGACGCGCAAGATGCTGCTCTTGCAGTAGGATTCGTACGACTTCGGATCGTCAGTCCCGAGCGCTGCACAGGAGTCCCGTGACGCGGTAGATTCAATGGCCGTCGAGAACCATAGTGTCAAGGTGCTTCCGAGCTCTCCAGAATGGGGGTAAGGGCGGGCCAAATCGCCTGGTCCGTTTTTCGCGCCAACGCTCCTGAACAACCTCGGGGGAGAATCATGGGGCCGCGAATCTCCATCGTCGCCTTCTTCCTCTGGATCATTCTCCTCTACTCCGGCAACAGCCTCGCCCGGCCCACGGGTCCCGTCCCTGAGCTCGTCGCCGAAGAGCCGGAAACTGGTCTCGTCGGCGACGTGGACAGCACCTTCGGAGCACCGCAGAAGACCCTCGCCGACACTATCTGGATCGCCGACTGGAGCTTTGACACGGGAGGATTCTGCGACGACACGGGCTGGATGCATGTGGACAACCGCATCCTGAACGACGGCTCCATTCACTGGCACATGGAAAGCAGTTTCGACGGCACCGGCGGAATCGAAGGCATGGCGGCCGCAGTGGGACACCACGACAACGCTTGCTGCGTCGAGCCAGACGGTTATGCCAACGACTGGTACCAGGCGATCCGTATCCCCTATACGACGAGTGGCCAGCTCTCCTTCGACTATCTCGTCGATACAGAAGAAGAATACGACTTCCTGCAGGTAGAAACGGATTCGTTATGCGCCTCTTTCGCACGTGTCGACTATGATGTCTCGCCAAACACCGGCGCATCCTCGTTCCGCAGCATCCGATTCACCGCCGATGGAACAGTCCTGAATGGCTCTGTCACCAATCTGGCGCTCCCGGCGTACCCCGGAGGAGGCACGCACTGCGTCTACATCGCCTTCTTCTCGGATGTCGGCGCGTCGCCTTGCGACGGCCTGCAAGGAGTCACGATCGGCGAAGGTGCCGTCATCGATGACATCGTGATCGTCGACGCCTCCGGGACCCGCACCGAGGACTTCGAGGACGGCGACCTGGACATCGGCGCCTTCATGAACATCCAGGACAGCCTGCCCTTCGGAACCTGGGCACGACTGTATCCGGACATCAGCGACAACGACTTCTGCACGGAGAACAAGACCTGTGCCTGGCTCTGGTCCGACCACACGACACCAACTCTCTACAACGACATCAGCATGGCATTCGGCCCTAGAGGGTATGTGATCCGGAACTGGCTCGACGACATCATCGTCAGCCCCTGGGTGAATCTCACGAGCACGCGGGCGGCCACCAACACGGTGCTCCAGTTCCGCCGCTTCCCCGGAAACTGGTTCAGTAATAGCCGGATCGTGCAAAGTTGGGCCGTCCGCTCCAGGTCTCCCTCCCAGGAGCCGCAGTGTCCGTCGCTGTGGGAGCCCCGCTTCCGATGGAATTCCCTCTCGGCCTTCCACTGGCGGACGCTGACCTTCGACATGACCCCGTATTTCGATCCCGATGCTGAGGAGATCCAGATCCGCTACCGAACCTCTGACTGGCAGCTCATCGTCGGCGCCTTCCTGTTGCACGCTTTCCCCGGACCGGGACCTTATGTGGACAGAACGCGCATCGGACGCATCGCCCTCCCGGGGCCGATGATCAGTGAGGGCACCGACGCCAGGTCACAGGCGCAGGACTGTTTCCCCACCGAGGTGCATCCGGAGATCCCGCTCGCCGCCGGCGAACACCATCGGCCGTCCACGGACCGCTTTGGGACCTGTGCCTTCTCCCAAGGCGCGGATCTGGCACACCGGACGCCTCACCTGGTCACGGGAGACTCGGTGCACGTATCCGCCCACGACCTCCGCGGACTCGGTGTCATCGCGATCGAGATGCATGCGGCCATTGTCCGTGGCCCGCATGCTGGCAAAGCGCCGGCACCTTGGACCGCAGGGTCCAACGGTTTCTTCGTTGTCGCCGCGGACAGCTCACGCGATTCCAACGGTGCGTGGGTACAGGACCAGTACTTCGTCGATCTCGACGACACCTACTTCCGCGGTGGCGACACGATGCTCTACTTCTGGCTGGCCCGGGATTCCCAAGGGGGCGTCAACTCGGATCCCCAGGGGTTGAGCGCAGTCCCTGCCTCAGTGGAGCAGGCGGAAGCCGCTACGAGTGGTCTGTTCGAGGTCAGCTTCCTGCCGACGATCGATTGGGATCCGGGCTACCGAGCCCGGATCGCCGCCGATGCCCACGGCGATCTCGAGCCGACGACCTCGGAACTGGCGAACTCGTCGCAGGGCGACTGCATCCTCTACGTCAACCATGTCAACGCTCGCCGGCGAAGTGGCAGCATCAATCGCACCGCCTTCATGTATTCCTTGGACCGCCTCGGTTACCGAGACCATTACGACGTCTATGACCACACCGGAATGGGGAACACGAACAACCATCTCGGAGGCCGCGCCACGGTGCTGCAGACCCAGGGCTACAACCTCATCGTCTACGACGCCGGGAACAGAGCGCCCGGCACGCCGATCATGCCCGATGGCATCGACCTCGATTCGCAGAAGGTGGATCAGGCCGGCTGGTTCCGCGCCTGGCTGGCACAGTCACCCGCATCGGAAGCTGGTTTTGCGACGCTCTGGATCCTCGGGAGCAACCCCCTGAAGGAGCATCCAACGAACGCCCTGTATACCACCGACATGGGGGCGATGCTGAGCCGGTATGAACCGGCGTCGATTCTGAATCCGGAAGTGGATGGCGTCGCCTCGTTCACCTTCGACCACGGGCCGGATGCCACGACCGTGGACTTCGCGGCGGATCTCTGGGTCGCGCAGGGTGGGTGTCCCGACCCACGCGACTACGATGGGGTCGGCCCGGTGGCCGGCGCTGTGGTCACACACGCCTACCGCAGCCCGTCCACTGGTGCTCTCGGCAGCGCGGCGTTGGTCATGCGGCGGAACGACACCGCTGGTTGGAACACCATTTTTCAGTCCCATCCCTGGTTCGACGTCAGGGATCCGAACGGCTCTGCACCTCAGCCCCAGCCGCCGGAAATGCAGCTCATGGCTCGGATCCTAGCCGGGGTGCTACCACTTGCTTGCTTGGCGAGTCCCTTGCCTGTCGACAACGGCGACACCGCCAGTCTCGCCATTCCATCGGCGACGGTGTTGTACGCAAACGTGCCGAACCCGTTCAATCCGTCGACCGAGATCCGCTACGATCTGGCCCGGAGCGGCCGGGTGAAGCTCCGGATCTACGACGTCGCAGGAGCACTAGTGCGAACTCTTCTGGACGCGGACATGGAGTCGGGCTTCGGGAAGCGGCTCCTCTGGAACGGCCTCGACGCGGCAGGCCGGCGCGTCCCGAGCGGCCTCTACTTCGCCCGCCTCGACGCCCCGGCCCGCACCGAGACGCGAAAAATGCTCCTCCTAAGGTAGGGACAGTCGTGGGCAGGGATTCGCCCTCCCGCTTTCGTCTGTCGCCGGTGGTGTGGCCCTTAGGGGTCACCCCCGCCGGCCCCGGATGAGGCTCCAGTACGGACCCTCTGGTTATTCCGTCCTCGAACGCCGCCGGCGGAAAACGTCGAGAGGTCTGGCACGCACGGTCCGCGATCCGCCGATGGAGAACAGTGAGAGGTCGGGCGCCCCGATCCGGCAGCCGTCGCCGGCGGAAAACGTCGAGAGGGTTCGCGAACCGCCGATGGAGAACAGTGAGCGCTCGGTTCAGGCTCTGCGGCCGGAGGTTCGTGCACCCAAAGGGTGCACTGCCCCGTGATCGTGCACTCGTTTTGTGCACCCGGCCCCCCAGGAACGACACCACGGCCTGCATTCGCCATTTCTACAGGAAGACTCGTGATAGGAAGATTCGTGCCGGGCAGAAGGGATTCGTGCCGGATAGAAGGATTCGTACCGGACAAGAAGCTTCTTGCCTGAAAGAGGGCTCGCGTCGTTGGAAGATTGCGGGGCTGCCCGTGCCGGCGACCGAGAAGGTGTGAACGCTGTTGACGAACTGTGTCGCCGGCGTGGTCAGCGCGGTAGACAGCGGTCATCGAACCTGCGGCGCCAGGCTGGCCGAGCCTGGCTGCACTCCGTGGGGGCGGCTACTTTCCCCGCGGCGGGTGTGTTCACGACTTGACTCCTCACCGTCACGTCCCGACAATGCCGCGCCATGGACTTCCTCGGGCGCATCGCACTCGCCTTGACGCGCTGGAGCGAGCGCTGGGTTCCGTCCTCCTTCGTCATCGCGATCCTGCTCACCTTCCTCGTCTTCGTTCTCGCCATCGCCCTCACCTCGGCGACCGCGCTGCAGTGCGTGACCTTCTGGGGCGATGGCTTCTGGGAGCTCCTCTCCTTCGCCATGCAGATGACCCTGATCATGGTGTCGGGGTACGTGGTGGCGGCGTCCCCGCCCGTCGATCGTGCCCTCACGCGCCTCGCCCGACTGCCACGCGGCCCACGCTCCTGCGTCATGCTCATGGCGTTCCTCTCCATGGCACTCGGGATGCTGCACTGGGGGCTCTCCATCGTGGTCTCCGCGCTCATGGTGCGCCGCTTCGCCCGCCACGAGCCGCGCGTCGACTACCGGCTCCTGGTCACCGCCGGCTACCTCGGCATGGGCCTCACCTGGCACGCCGGGCTCTCCGCCTCCGCGCCGCTCCTCGTCGCCACGCCGGGCCATTTCCTGGAGAGACAGATGGGCATCGTCCCTCTCGGCCAGACCATCTTCTCGCCCTTCAACTTGATTCTCGCCTTCATCGTCCTCGGAGTGTTCACCCTCCTGATCCCTCTCCTTCACCCGCGTCCCGGACGAGCGCTCACCGTCGACCCAGCGCTCCTCGTGGAGGAGACGCCACGAGACGGAGACGCCTTCACCGGCCACATCTCCACGAGCGCGTCTGGGCCCACCGCCGCCAGTGCGTCCGGGCCCGCGCCCACCGGCTTCGCCACCTGGATCGACCACTGGCCCGCCCTCGGCTGGCTCGTGGGCGCGACCGGGTTCGTGTGGCTCGTCCAGTACTTCCATGGCCACGGATGGACGGCAGTGACGCTCAACGTGGTGAACTTCACTTATCTTATGCTCGGGGTGGCATTGCACGGGCGCGCCTCGCGCCTCGTCGCGAGCGCCGAGGAGGGGATGAAGCTCGCCGGCGGCGTGGTGCTCCAGTTCCCCTTCTATGCCGGCATCTACGGCATCATCCGAGGCAGCGGCCTTACCGAGGTCATCGGGCGGGCTTTCGCCGAGGCCGCCACGGCGCGTACCTATCCGCTCTTCGTCTATTGGTATTCGGGTCTGGTGAACTACTTCGTGCCGAGCGGCGGCAGCAAGTGGGCGATCGAGGCGCCTTACATTCTCGCCGCGGGCGACCTGCTCCAGGTGGCCAAGCCCAAGATCGTCCTCGCCTACGCCTGGGGCGACATGCTGACCGACGTCATCCAGCCGTTCTGGGCTCTCCCGCTCCTCAAGGCGGCCCGCCTCGATTTCCGGCACATCCTCGGCTACGCGATGCTCGTCTTCATCCTCTACGCGCTGCTCGTCTCCCTGGCCTTCTGGCTCGCTTGAGCCTGCACCTTCTCCGCTACGAGCAATTTCTCGAGCGCCCCGCTCCGTCGGCATCGAGGGAAGCGGCAGAGTCATTTCCTCACGATGACGCTGCCGGAGGCGGTTTTCAGCCAGACTTCGGGGCCGCCGGTGCCGCGCTGCACCACCTTCTCTTCGTAAACGTGGTGGTCCTCGTAGGTGCGCTCCGAGGTGAACTTGAACGGGCAGACGATGTCGCCGCGATCCTCGCGCTTGACCAATGTGAGGGTGAAGTTCGCGCCGTAGTCCGCCACCTTGAGGCTGACGTCGCCGGACGCCGATGAGGCGGAGAGCTCCTCGGCGGGAAGCTTGTCGAGCCGCACGCGGACGTCACCGGAGGCGGAGCTGAATTCGCCCCTGCCCTCGATCTGGCAGTTCTCGACCACGACATCACCGCTCGCCGTGCTC harbors:
- a CDS encoding TIGR00366 family protein, with translation MDFLGRIALALTRWSERWVPSSFVIAILLTFLVFVLAIALTSATALQCVTFWGDGFWELLSFAMQMTLIMVSGYVVAASPPVDRALTRLARLPRGPRSCVMLMAFLSMALGMLHWGLSIVVSALMVRRFARHEPRVDYRLLVTAGYLGMGLTWHAGLSASAPLLVATPGHFLERQMGIVPLGQTIFSPFNLILAFIVLGVFTLLIPLLHPRPGRALTVDPALLVEETPRDGDAFTGHISTSASGPTAASASGPAPTGFATWIDHWPALGWLVGATGFVWLVQYFHGHGWTAVTLNVVNFTYLMLGVALHGRASRLVASAEEGMKLAGGVVLQFPFYAGIYGIIRGSGLTEVIGRAFAEAATARTYPLFVYWYSGLVNYFVPSGGSKWAIEAPYILAAGDLLQVAKPKIVLAYAWGDMLTDVIQPFWALPLLKAARLDFRHILGYAMLVFILYALLVSLAFWLA